Part of the uncultured Desulfobacter sp. genome, TGGTGTGTTCTCAAATCGGCATTGGCTATTCTGCCGAATCCAAAGAAAGCAATAAAGCATATGTTTCGTCCTGGCTCAAAGCCATAAAGCCGGAAGATCGGGCAAAAGAACTCGGGTTTGCAATGAAAGACGCTGAAAAAATCTCTGAATACCTTATGGGGCTTGATTTAGAGAAAGGTAAAACAGCAAAAATTGAAACGGATATCCCACAGGAATCAAGTCCTTTGGTAAAAAAGGAAGCGGAACGATTACAGGCTAAAGCGGATCAATACCGCGCTGATCAAAAAAATTTGTTTTCGTATACGGAAAAGATAACCGTAGCCATGAGCAACCCCGATTTGTTTGATGATTTAATGCCCGACCATTATAAAAGTGATCCGTTATCAGCATTTAACAAGGAACTGGATGATATCCAGCGTGAAATTGTAACCTATCTAAAAAATATCGTTCCTTCCCTTGAGAGGTCCGAATCTTCCCCTTCCCCCCAGGAGCCTGCCTCTTTTGGTGATCCTGAACGAAAACAGCATCTATCTAAAAATTCGCAAACAGAGCTTGATGGAGAAAGGGTGTATATCAATGTGCCGTATTCAGAGAAAGATGAAGCCAAGGCATTAGGTGCAAAATGGGATAAACAGGAAAAATCCTGGTTTGTTAAGCCAGGCGCCGACCAGGCTCCTTTTCAAAAGTGGCTTGTCCCCTCCCAAGAAACCCTGCTTGATATGAACAAAGTAACCGCTCAATTTCAGGATCAGGCTTCCAGGCTCGGCCTGAAAATTGACAGTCCTCAGGCAGACGGCAAGCTGCACCGTGTATCGGTTGAAGGAGATAAGGGCGGCAAAAAATCCGGAGCATATACGCTTTATCCCGACGGCAGGCCTGCGGGGTTCATCCAGAACCATAAAACAGGGGAAAAAGCCAATTTCAAATATGAAGGCGAACTGGGCGAAACGGTAATTTTATCAGTAAATAAAAAAGCCCGGGCAATTGAGCGGGACGAAGATCACGCTGCTGCAGCTAAAAAAGCGTTCGGCATTTACATTAATGCAGAAAAAACCACGTCCCACCCATACCTTACAGATAAAAAGATCAATGGCGACAAAGAATACCGGGTTGATAAAAACAACCGGCTGATTGTCCCTGCCAAGAATCTTAAAACCAACAAAATCGAATCTCTGCAATTCATCGGCGAGGATGGGCAAAAGCAGTTTCTTACCGGCGGGAAAAAATCGGGAAACGCTTATACCATAGGCGAACTCGACGAACAAAAACCCATACTGCTGGCCGAAGGCTTTGCAACCGGAAAAACCCTTAATGATGTGAGTCACCTTCCGGCGGTGGTTTGCTTTGATGCAAACAACCTTGAAAATGTGGCCAGACAGATCCGGGAATTGATGCCCTCGGCTGAGTTGTTCATTTGTGCTGATAATGATCACGCCAAGAAAAATAATGTGGGGGTGGAAAAAGCGCAAAAAGCAGCCAAAGCCGTTGGTGCGAAAGTCATTATCCCCAAATTTACGGATGAGTCAAAAAAACTTGGGTACACGGATTTCAATGACCTGGCCAAGTGCAAGATGGGCAAAAGCCGGGTTCAAAGTCAGTTAAAATCCCAGATCAAATATCTTTCCAAAGACAAAGGCGTAGGGCTTGAACGATGAAAAAACAAGAGTACGGCCTTAAACAGGCCAAGGCAAAAAAGAGCAGGTATCCGCTGCTCTTCCCGGTTTGTTTTTTGTTGTGGGGCTTTGCCTTTATGAGTTATGCCACGCAAACCGTAGCCATGGCATTGCGATACCATCCTGATCTGGGCAGGCCGGTGTTTGATACCTATTACCTGCCCTGGAAGGTGTTTGAATGGAATAAATACATAATAGATACGCCGGTGGGTAATCGGGTTGATTTGATTTTCGGTGCTTTTGTCCTCAGCACTGCCTTCGGCTTTTTCCTTATTTTGAGGAAAAAGCCGAAAGGCAATTTAAATCTGCACGGCACTGCAACCTGGGCAAAGAAAAAAGAGTTGCCAGCCATGGGACTTGACGCCAAAGAAGGTGTATATGTCGGCGGATTCCCGTTGGCCCGGGGCACTAAATACCTTATCCATAACGGTCCGGAACATATTTTAGCATTTGCGCCAACCCGATCTGGGAAAGGTGTGGGCCTGGTGATCCCGTCTTTGCTTGCCTGGACGGGATCAAGCGTAACCCTGGACATTAAGGGCGAAAATTACGCATTGACATCAGGATACAGGGCCAAAGAGTTACATCATAAAATCCTCAAGTTTGATCCTGCCGATGAAACCTTTTCTTTTGCTAAATGGAATCCCTTGGCAGAAGTGCGGATTAATACAAATCATGCCATTGCCGATGCCCAGAACATTGCCCAGATGATCTGTGATCCGGACGGCAAGGGCATGAAAGATTATTTCACCCAGGCCGGGTATGCCTTGCTGACCGGGTTGATTCTGCATGTCATTGTATCAAAGCAGGATGCCACCCTTGCCGATGTCGTGGCCGAAATTACAAAGAGCGACAATGAGGGGGATGTGAAAAACCTGCTTTATGCCATGATAGACAAGGAACACGCACAAATCCTAAAAAAACGGCATCCGGACATGGATACGGATCTGGCAGACAACATTCAATCAACCATTGACAGTTATGCCGGAGAAGCTGTGATCAAAGCCGACCGTGAGTTGTCCGGGGTGGTATCCACCGCTGTCACCAACCTTTCATTGTACCGTGATCCCATTGTCGCAAAAAACACTTCTGAGTCTGATTTTTTCATTTCAGATATCATGAATTCGCAAAACCCTGTTGATTTATATCTGGTGGTATCCCCTGCCGACCTGGACAGGTTAAGGCCGCTGCTGCGTGTATTTTTTAATCTGGCGTTAAGAAAATTCACCCAGAAAATGGAGTTTGAAAACGGACAGGCCGTAGTTGGCTATAAACACAGGCTCTTGCTTATGCTGGACGAGTTTACCAGCCTGGGCAAGTTGGAAATCATGCAAAAGGCCCTGGCGTTTATGGCCGGATACGGCGTAAAGGCTTATATCATCGTCCAGGATCTATCCCAATTGCAGGAGGCATATACCCGGGACGAATCAATTACATCAAACTGCCATGTCAGGATTGCATATGCACCCAACAAGATAGAAACCGCAAAACTGCTGTCGGATATGACCGGCAAAACCACTGTGGTGGACAAAAAGACCAGTGTCTCCGGCAAACGGTTAGGCGGCATGGGCAATGCCTCTGTGTCTGTCAGTGAAGTAGCAAGGCCGCTGCTCACACCGGATGAATGCATGAGGCTGAAAGGCCCGGTCAAAGATGAAAAAGGGGGCATCAAAACCCCGGGTGATATGCTGATATTTGTTGCCGGGTACAACACGGTATATGGTCAGCAGATACTGTATTTCTTAGATCCTGTCTTTCAAAAGCGGGTTAAAATCCCGCCGCCTGATCGCATAGAACTTTTCAAAGTCAAAGAGGTTTCGAAAAATGAAATATAAAATCATGCTGCTTTGCAGTCTCATGTTTGCGGTCTGTTTTTTTGTATCTCAATACTGTTATATCAATGTTTCAGCCAGTCTGCCCCGAGGTTTATATTTAAAAACCTCCCGGGTAATTGGCAACGGCTCGTATGTTGTCTTTCATCCCACTGCTGCCCAACAGCCTCTTGTATCAAAGTACGTTAAAAATACACCTTTAATGAAACGTGTGGCTGCCTTACCAGGGCAGGCATACCAATTGCCCCCGGCCTCCGATACAGACAGCAAAGGCAGGGCGATTACGCCTTTTTCCCCAAAAACAGGCATCGTGCCTTCTGCGCAATTCGTTATAGTCGGCGACACCAAATACTCGTTGGATAGCCGGTATCTTGGGTTTGTACCTCAATCTTCAATAGTTGATACGATCACCCCTCTTTTGGTTTTTTAGGAAAGGAATAGAAATGAGCGTTGTTTTGGACAGTTTGAAGCATAATTTAGGCCCCATTGTTACCCAGGCCCTGGATGATGATAACGTGATTGAAGTCATGCTCAACCCTGACGGCAAATTATGGCTCGATACGTTTGACAAAGGAATGGTGGAAGTGTCCGCCATTCCTGCATCATCCGCCTCCGGAATACTGAGCCAGGTTGCGTCCATGCTTGGCGCCGTCGTTACAAAGGATTCTCCCGTTGTTGAAGGCGAGCTGCCCCTGGACGGCAGCCGGTTTGAAGGATTGTTTCCTCCGGTTGTGGCCAATCCCACGTTCACGATACGCAAAAAGGCTATCAATATATTTACCCTGGATAATTATGTCCATTCCGGGATCATGTCTTCGGATCAGCAGCAAATTATCTGCGATGCCATTGCAGACAAAAAAAATATCCTGGTAGTGGGCGGAACGGGTTCCGGCAAAACCACCCTGACCAATGCGATTCTGGCAGAATTGGCTAATATTGCCGGCGATGAACGGCTTGTCATTATCGAAGACACCAGCGAACTGCAATGCTTGTCAAAAAATAAGGTGATGCTGCGTACAAACCGGAACACCAATATGCAGCATCTTCTTAAAGCCACCATGAGGCTTCGGCCGGACAGAATCGTTGTGGGTGAAGTAAGGGGCGGTGAAGCCCTTGACCTGTTAAAGGCGTGGAATACCGGTCACCCGGGTGGCGTGTGCACCGTCCATGCAAATTCATGTGCCGGGGGACTGGTCCGGCTGCAGCAGCTGATTGCCGAAGTTGTGCCGAATTCTATGGATGATCTAATCCAAGAGGCGGTTGATCTGGTGATTTTTATCAAACGGACCAAAGAAGGCCGTAAAATAGAGGACATCGCCGAAATAGTAAACGATTATGGATTTCAATCGGAAACACAAAAATTAAGGATTTTAAAATGAAAAAGTTTTCAGCAACCATTACGTTTTTTCTTTTTTGGATAGTTTTTTTAGGAGAAACGTCTCTGTCATGGGCAGATGATGAATTAACAAATGAACAGAAATTGGCTTGTGAATCCATCTTATGCTTGTCTTCGGGCGACAGGCCGGACGAATGCGACCCTGCTTTAAATTATTTTTTCAGCATCAAAAAAAAGAAATTATCCGACACCAGGGACGCCCGGAAATCTTTTTTGAGAAAATGTCCTGATTCAAATGCAGAAGGGATGCCCAGCTTGATCAACGTCCTCGTTGATTACAACTGTTCTGCCTGCACTGTTGAACAGTTAAATAAAAATCTTGTCAAAGTGGTCATTTCAACGGGACGCAATTTCAGTTCTATTTCCAGCCACTCTTCCGGGTTTACCGTAATGGCAGTTGACCCTGAATTACCGGCATATTGTCTGAAGTATTATGCCGCCATGAACAGTAATCAATACACAGCCTACTCACAATATTCACAATCACAACCAGTCTATATCGGTTCCAATATAGGCCGAAAGGTCAAAGATGACGACGGCGATGAATATTATGTGATTTATGCCAAGTCAAGAAACGAACAAGCCCAGATAGCGGAGGCAATATCACAAAACCGCTGGGAATGGGCCAATTAACCAGGTAACACCATCAGGGATAATGGTGCCCGCAAAACCGTTATTCCTGATGGTATAACAAAACGCAGGGGAGCAATGAAAAAAGATAAACGGGAAATAACCCTCAAATCTTATGTGACGGAAAAAGAATACTGCCAAATCAAGCTTCTTGCCAAACAGACTGGGTTTTCTGTCTCTGAATATATCCGCCGGATTTTAACCGGCCAAAAGATAGAATCAAGGCTTGACCAGGAAGCTTTTTTATCTGCGCTTAAAGTGAACGCTGACCTTGGCAGGCTTGGAGGGCTGTTTAAATACTATCTTGCCCAGGGGTTTAAAAATGTGCCGCCTTCAGAAATACGAAAGGTGCTGCATGACATTGAAGACAGGCAGCGACAGCTCAGGCCCGTCATTTCGAAAATTCGGGATATGGTGTGAGGTTGCAGCCCTGTTTTCTTCCATATATCCAGGCAACACCTACATTTTTGATGGCTTTTGACCCGATCACTATCATCACAGTTTAATGCCATGATATCAAAACGTATCCAGTGTGAACCCCAGAACGACAACATAAAACGTTTAGGGGCATATATAGGCGCCGGCCATGAAAGGGAAAAGCTCTTTGCTAAATGGACAGCCGGCTGTTATGCCGGGCAGGATTATGATCTGGCCATTGATGAAATTAAAGCCACCCAGGCAATGAATACCAGGACCAAAAAAGAGAAAACCTATCATATGGTAGTCAGTTTTCATCCCGAAGATTTCGAAAAACTTTCCCTGGAAGATTTTAAAAACATTGAAAAAGAATTTGCGGCCGCTTTAGGCTTTGAAGACCATCAACGGCTCTGCGGAATACACATCAACACAGACCATCCCCACATGCACGTTGCTTACAATATGATCCACAAGGAAAAATACACCCGGCATGATCCTTTCTATGATTATTATAAACGGGATAAAACGTGCCGGCTCCTGGAGGAAAAATATAAGCTTAAAATCGATGTTGGTGTTGAGCAGCAATTTAGCGAGTACGTGAAGCAACGACAATCGGATGTTAAACACGCCTTTGACAATGCCCGGGATTGGCAGTCCTTGCACGAAGAACTTGCCCTTTACGGCTTAACTGTGCAAATGCGCGGGAACGGCTGTATCCTGGCTGCAATCGGCCACAAACAAAAAGACGGTCATCATATAAAATTAAGCGATTTTGATAAAAATTTGTCCAAGAAAAAACTTCAGGACCGGTTTGGTTCTTATAAAAAATCAGCCGGGGATTATGAAGTCAAAGAATTTTTTCAACGGGAGCCCAAACGGGAAAACGCCAAAGCCAAAGATTTTGAAACTAAAACCGGGCTAAAATCCTTTGAGACCTTTGTGTTGGAATCAAAAGAGTTTATCGCCCAGGCGGCAATCAAATCTAACACCTGGCAAGACTTTCATAGGGAACTGGCCAGGATCGGTCTTGAAGTCAAACCCCGTGGAGCAGGTTATGTTTTAACGGATATAGGCGGCAAGACTAAAAAAAATTCAAGCCTCCCTTTTTCTAAAACCGGAATGCGAATTGCCAAAAACGGCATTATCATTGAATGTCACAAAAAAGGAGATATGAACAATGGAAGAAACACAGGACAGCCCGGTAATAGGAACACCGGAAGACAACGAAACTCAAGCACCTATAATCAGCCCGGTTTTAGCCAACCTGAGCCGCTCTCCAAAAACAATTTGCGCAAATTGTCCAAATGCCGTTTGGCATATCACGGAACAGGACAAGTTGAGGATATTTTGTCGTTTGATGCACGCGCTTATAGACGAAAGCCTGAAAGCTTGCAATGGGGCAATGATGGAAGACTGAAAATTTTAGGGGCATTTGAACCGTCCCAAGGCGGTTATACAATTGAAAAGCCGTATAAATTTGAACCAGTGAAAAAGCTCAAATCGGCCAAAGAAAGAGAAGCTTGGAAGATCTATATTCAGGAACAAAAAAAGCGTAATTATAACTGGATAAAATTTAATAAAAATTTTCAGCGCTTTTATGGTGAAGATTATGGAATGTAAATTTACCGTTTTTATTGGTTTGAAATCATTTGACATTGAAGGTGTGAGTTCTATAAATAAATGCGACTGCAAACGTCTTGAGGTCGTAAATTATTTCATATAGTTACGTATTTTTATATACACATTACCCAAATCAAAAACCCGGAAAAATACGTAATCTCGAAGCGTTGAATGTTAATAATAGTCCGTAGTTTTAGATCCATCATTGAAGGGATACCGATTTTGACATAGTCTGCAGTTAAAAATTTGAGCTAACAATCATTCTTGTCATATGCACAACTGTTTTGATTTCTGGTAGGAATGTTTCTAATCTGCCTGCACGGCAGTAAATGATGCTACTTGATTTTTCCTTGTCCCATGACTTTTCTAAGCTGCATGTGCGGCAATGAACTATCAGATAAAGTCTAATTCGAAGGAATAAACCACCGGCATGCCGGTGGTATGAACAATGGCTACGCCAGTGATTAGTGCCGAGAACAAAGAAATCTCCTACAATGAGAGCGCCAACTACTCAGAGAAGGAGATTTCAAAATGGAACGTTTTAACAGGTTAGCACATTCAATTTGGGATTGTAAGTATCATGTCGTTTGGATACCCAAGTATCGTCGTAAAGAGTTGTACGGGAAAAAGAGACAAATAGTTGTAGATACGATTAAGCAGTGGGCTCGGATTAAAGGTATAGAAATCATTGAGGGGCGTGCGATGCCTGACCATATTCACCTTTGCCTTTCGATTCCGCCAAAATATGCGGTGGCCCATGTCATTGGTCTTTTGAAAGGGAAGAGTGCATCGGAAGTGATGAGCTTTGGAAACAAGAGTAGTCGAATGGTGCGAGGCCGGACATTTTGGGCTCGTGGCTATTGTGTTAGCACTGTTGGTCTTGATGAAGAAAAGATACGAGAATATATAAGAAAACCAAGAACGTAAAGACATTCTCGAAGAAGAAACAGGTATTTAAGTTTTACTAAAAAAGGTAGTTGGTCGGAGACCCCCCTTTAGGGGGGCCTCATGAAACCACCAGTTTACTGGTGGTATTCATTGTTGTTCAACTAAATGGCTTGTTGCAAATTTCGGGGGATGGGCAAAAAACCCCGGTTAATAAATGGATAAAAATCGGGAAGTATGAACTTCAACAAAATCTAATAAATTCAAAAGTTTTCCCAAAATTATGTGGGGCTTTTCCCCTAAATGTTTAATTGCACCCATTAACCCGATATTCGGGATTATCTGCGTTGTCCCCCGCCACCCCCCTTACCTCTGCCTTGACCGCTTCCGCCGCCCATACCCTTACCACCACCACCGCCCATACCACGGCCGCCGCCAGCAATCCCCCGCCCTTTCATTCCACCCTGACCCTGGGGTGCATCAGTTGATTGGGAGGTCTTAGCCTGGGCATAAGAACCTTGTTTGAATTTGGCCAAGGCCTCTTGTACCGTATCCTGGGGTGATAAACCCTCCACAAGAGAGATCCCGGTTGTTTGAAATACCTGGGCAGCATTGGGGCCGACAGCGCCGGTGAGAATCGCATCAATATTTTTATCTGACAAAAGGTTGGTCGCAGAGATTCCTGCCCCCTGCCCCTGGGTGGCAGCATGATTTTCAACGGCCTCAATGATATTGCCAGTGTCTGTATCGATAATTAAAAACCAAGGTGCCCTGCCAAATCGGGGGTCAACGTTGGCATTAATCTCTTTCCCTGTTGATGTTATGCAAAGTTTCATCTTTTTCTCCTCGAATACCCATGAAGATAATGGGCTATCTGTCTTATGTACCGAATAAAATTCGGCGTTGTTTATGTTCAACTGAAGCTTCCTATCACTACAGCGACACTTCCGAAATCGCCCCTGTCGATGGAGCATTTTATAGCTCTAAATCAGCTAAAATATGGTGATTCTCCCCCCTTTTTTGTGTGAAAAAAACAAGTGTCGCTGTAGTGCTATAACAGCCATGGACTGACATTTTGAAAAAGAGCTTATCCTTCTAAATGTTCTGTGGTATTTGCGTTATGCCCTTAGCTACCGGGATCTGGAAGAAATGATGTTGGAACGGGAGTAAAGGTTGACCACACGACCATCTATCGGTGGGTTCAAAGCTATTCCCCGGAAATTGAGAAAAGATGCAAACCCCACCTCCAACCCACCAACGATTCTTATCGTACACGCGATGTCAGAGGGCACGACCACTACCCGATCCCATACCTCCGCCACTGCGACCCATCCCCCCCCCTCTACCAGGTGGCTCGTCGGGCAGTGTTAAACCGCGTTCCTTGGCTCGCTCTTGCATCTGCTCGTGATGCTCATTCCGGATTTGCTCTCGTTCCTGGACTGTTTTTACGGAACGCATTTTTGCCTGATACTCAGCTCGCTCTTGTTGCGTCATGAGTTGGCTGCCGTAGATTTGTTTGTCCTGGTCGGCCGCGAACGCGAATCCACTAAACAAAACCAAGGTAGCAACCAAGGTAGACATCATCAGTGTTCGTTTCATCATCTTAAACTCCTTGTGACTTTGGGTTGGTGTAATTGTAATTAACGGCTGCATCCAATGAAACCCGTTCAATGGATGCGTCTAACAATTTAATCAACGGGTCCGCATAGTGTCCCTATATATGAAAAAGGAGTTGCTGCAGACATCGCAATATTTTTTTCATCTTGATCAACATAATATATTCAAGTTTCATACCAGGTGGGAGAATCTTTTTTTTTTCATACAACAGGCTGTTTTATATGTAAAAATCTTTATATGACGGATCTGCGTGAGAGTTAAATATGGAATCAAGGAATGATCATATATGATCAATGGTCATACAAGACCACTTTTCAACCGTATTTGTTTTTCAGAGTATTTTATCGTTGAATTCAGAGGATAACTAAAACGCAATTTATGATCGAGCGATTATCCCGATGTGTCAGGATAGTTGTCGTGTCGAACGAAAAGCCAATAAGACAATTTGAACAGGGCGTGGAATGGATATGAAAACGTGGAGTATACACAAGAATTCAAAACGGCAATGATTCAGAAAATTCTTTTAAACCCAGGCACGCCGATGGTAAACTTTTCAAAAGAGGCTAACGTTCCAAATTCAACGGTAGCAACCTGGCTAAGAAATTACAAAAAAAGGAATGGGAGTACAGTGGGCTCGAAGAAGAAAACCTGGTCAGCCGAGAGGAAATTTCAGGCAGTATTGGAAACTGCGTCGTTAAGTGAAGCAGAAAAAAATGAATATTGCCGGAAACATGGAATATACCCGGAACAGTTAGAAGAGTGGAAGAAAGACTGTATATCCGGATGTAGAAAGAGCCCCGATCAAAATTTTGTCAAGAAAACCAAGCAAAAAGAGCAAGAATTGCAACGCAAGACTAAAGCCCTTGAAAAAGAATTAACCCGTAAGGAGAAAGCGTTAGCAGAAGCTGCCGCCCTGCTTGTGTTAAAAAAAAAAGTCCAGGACATCTGGGGGGACAAAGGGGAAGAATGATTCCTACTGAAGACAAAATGCAGATATTGTCTTTGGTGGAAGAAGCTTGTAAATCCGGTGCTCGCCAATGTAAGGCTTGTGAAATAATAGGAATTTCAGAAAGGACCTTACAGCGGTGGCAGAAAAAAACGACTGCTGAAATAGAAGATAAGCGCCCCCATGCAGAAAGAAATCCTGCAAACAAATTGTCTGAAGAAGAAAAACATATGATTATAGATATTTGTAATAGTCAGGAGTATGGAAGCTTACCGCCAAGCCAGATTGTTCCCATGCTTTGTGATCAGGGGATCTATGTCGCATCCGAAGCAAGCTTCTATAGGACACTGAGAGAGAACGGTCTTCAGAACCATAGAGGTAAAACCCGGTATAAAACAAATAAAAAACCGACGGGTTTTACAGCAACAGGGCCTAATCAGGTCTGGACATGGGATATAACCTACCTTCCAGCGGCGCTAAAGGGTTCGTTTTATTACCTTTATATGATAACGGATATTTACAGTCGTAAGATAGTAGCTTGGGAAGTCCATGACAGGCAAAGTGATGAGCTGGCCTCCGAGCTTGTAAAAAGGGGGTATCTGTCAGAGGGTGTAAATGGCAATGAAATAGTGCTTCATTCAGATAATGGCTCCCCGATGAAAGGTGCGACCATGCTGTGCACTCTTCAGCAACTTGGAGTTGTCCCCTCATTCAGTCGGCCGTCGGTAAGTAACGATAATCCTTATTCAGAAGCATTGTTCAAAACCCTGAAATATGCCCCTTCATACCCTTCCGGCCCTTTTGAGAGCTTGGAGGCCTGTAGAGAATGGGTACTGAATTTTGTTCGCTGGTACAATAATGTCCACCGTCACAGTGGTATAAAATTTGTTACCCCAAATGAAAGGCATACAGGGGCAGATAGGACGATTTTAGAGGCCCGTCAAAAGGTATATCTGGAAGCAAAGGCAAAAAAACCAGAACGTTGGAGCCGTGGAATCAGAGATTGGACTGTGGTAACAGAAGTCTCTCTTAATCCTGAAAAAAACGATAACCGTCCAGCAGCTTAATATAAAGGTTACCCCCAGACATAATTATGTTTTTCCCTTATCCCCAAAAAAAATCCTGCGGGAATGGAAGGATAAGTCAAGAAAAAAATGGGAGGGACCCTCTGGGAGGAACCGATTTTTTTCTTGACTTATCCTGGAATGGAGCTACAAATTTTTTGGGGTAAGGGTAAAAACAACAGTGAAAATTTATACCTAAAAATTTCACAAAAAATGCGCTTGAGGCGACAACTTTCTTGACAAACACCGTTATTTATGGTATAAATTTTCAGGTGGCTAAAATTTTAAGAGCGAGCTTTTGCATTTGTAAGGCTCTCTTTTTTGAAATTTGGACAAGCCCACATATTGTGGTTGAATCGTCCTTGAAAAGATCCGGAGAGACAGGGATATTTTGCAACACCATTTGCTTGAAAAATCGACATTGGCGCAAAGGCAGTCCTTTCTTGGAACCCTATCTCTTCACTTTATTTCGATCCAATTTTCGAGCCGCAAACCATCGACTCTCACAAATTCACGTATGTTGTTAGAAACCAGGATTAAAGATTCACTTCGGGCATGGCCTGCAATATGCAAATCATTGACCCCGATAGGTGTACCTTTCTTTTCTAAATCCGCTCTGATATTTCCATAGTGGGCGGCGGCATTATCATCATAGGGAAGGACTTCCAGACGTGATACAAAATCTTCTACTTTTCGCAAATTGTTAGACTTAATCGATAAACTTTTTCGAGGGAATAAGTGTGCCGGGCAATCTGCCCCAAAGATGAGGGAAGGCCCCTCGGAGCCGCCTTTCAGGAGGAGGCTTCAAACCACCCTGAGTTGCTGTGGTTAAGAGCTATGGTAATGAGCGTCAGGGGAAAAGGCATGAGAGACATGTCAGGTATGGATCAAGGAGACGAACGTAAGTGAACCATTGATGAGGTGTCGAAAAACCGAATATTGTCGTCAAAACCGGGGTGCTTGAACTATCCCGGGATGAGATCGGAGGGTGCCTGATGATTGTCCGATCGGCGACCGGCATAGAGATGGCGTGAACTTGACCCAGGCTTTGGGATGGAACCCGGGAACCTGTCACATTGATGTTAAGGAAGCGATTCAAGCAGCGGACCTGTGAGAATCTGAGTACCGATGCAATGTACAGGGGCGGAGTCACCCGTAGTAGTGATGAAGGTGCTGTAACGGCACTGGAGCGAAGGGGTGGCATTGTTCAGCTTTACCTTTTGGTCAACTGGAATTATAGGAGGAACTGATTG contains:
- a CDS encoding CopG family transcriptional regulator codes for the protein MKKDKREITLKSYVTEKEYCQIKLLAKQTGFSVSEYIRRILTGQKIESRLDQEAFLSALKVNADLGRLGGLFKYYLAQGFKNVPPSEIRKVLHDIEDRQRQLRPVISKIRDMV
- a CDS encoding S26 family signal peptidase — encoded protein: MKYKIMLLCSLMFAVCFFVSQYCYINVSASLPRGLYLKTSRVIGNGSYVVFHPTAAQQPLVSKYVKNTPLMKRVAALPGQAYQLPPASDTDSKGRAITPFSPKTGIVPSAQFVIVGDTKYSLDSRYLGFVPQSSIVDTITPLLVF
- the trbB gene encoding P-type conjugative transfer ATPase TrbB is translated as MSVVLDSLKHNLGPIVTQALDDDNVIEVMLNPDGKLWLDTFDKGMVEVSAIPASSASGILSQVASMLGAVVTKDSPVVEGELPLDGSRFEGLFPPVVANPTFTIRKKAINIFTLDNYVHSGIMSSDQQQIICDAIADKKNILVVGGTGSGKTTLTNAILAELANIAGDERLVIIEDTSELQCLSKNKVMLRTNRNTNMQHLLKATMRLRPDRIVVGEVRGGEALDLLKAWNTGHPGGVCTVHANSCAGGLVRLQQLIAEVVPNSMDDLIQEAVDLVIFIKRTKEGRKIEDIAEIVNDYGFQSETQKLRILK
- a CDS encoding DUF5710 domain-containing protein, which codes for MCSQIGIGYSAESKESNKAYVSSWLKAIKPEDRAKELGFAMKDAEKISEYLMGLDLEKGKTAKIETDIPQESSPLVKKEAERLQAKADQYRADQKNLFSYTEKITVAMSNPDLFDDLMPDHYKSDPLSAFNKELDDIQREIVTYLKNIVPSLERSESSPSPQEPASFGDPERKQHLSKNSQTELDGERVYINVPYSEKDEAKALGAKWDKQEKSWFVKPGADQAPFQKWLVPSQETLLDMNKVTAQFQDQASRLGLKIDSPQADGKLHRVSVEGDKGGKKSGAYTLYPDGRPAGFIQNHKTGEKANFKYEGELGETVILSVNKKARAIERDEDHAAAAKKAFGIYINAEKTTSHPYLTDKKINGDKEYRVDKNNRLIVPAKNLKTNKIESLQFIGEDGQKQFLTGGKKSGNAYTIGELDEQKPILLAEGFATGKTLNDVSHLPAVVCFDANNLENVARQIRELMPSAELFICADNDHAKKNNVGVEKAQKAAKAVGAKVIIPKFTDESKKLGYTDFNDLAKCKMGKSRVQSQLKSQIKYLSKDKGVGLER
- a CDS encoding TrbM/KikA/MpfK family conjugal transfer protein; translated protein: MKKFSATITFFLFWIVFLGETSLSWADDELTNEQKLACESILCLSSGDRPDECDPALNYFFSIKKKKLSDTRDARKSFLRKCPDSNAEGMPSLINVLVDYNCSACTVEQLNKNLVKVVISTGRNFSSISSHSSGFTVMAVDPELPAYCLKYYAAMNSNQYTAYSQYSQSQPVYIGSNIGRKVKDDDGDEYYVIYAKSRNEQAQIAEAISQNRWEWAN
- a CDS encoding type IV secretory system conjugative DNA transfer family protein, translating into MKKQEYGLKQAKAKKSRYPLLFPVCFLLWGFAFMSYATQTVAMALRYHPDLGRPVFDTYYLPWKVFEWNKYIIDTPVGNRVDLIFGAFVLSTAFGFFLILRKKPKGNLNLHGTATWAKKKELPAMGLDAKEGVYVGGFPLARGTKYLIHNGPEHILAFAPTRSGKGVGLVIPSLLAWTGSSVTLDIKGENYALTSGYRAKELHHKILKFDPADETFSFAKWNPLAEVRINTNHAIADAQNIAQMICDPDGKGMKDYFTQAGYALLTGLILHVIVSKQDATLADVVAEITKSDNEGDVKNLLYAMIDKEHAQILKKRHPDMDTDLADNIQSTIDSYAGEAVIKADRELSGVVSTAVTNLSLYRDPIVAKNTSESDFFISDIMNSQNPVDLYLVVSPADLDRLRPLLRVFFNLALRKFTQKMEFENGQAVVGYKHRLLLMLDEFTSLGKLEIMQKALAFMAGYGVKAYIIVQDLSQLQEAYTRDESITSNCHVRIAYAPNKIETAKLLSDMTGKTTVVDKKTSVSGKRLGGMGNASVSVSEVARPLLTPDECMRLKGPVKDEKGGIKTPGDMLIFVAGYNTVYGQQILYFLDPVFQKRVKIPPPDRIELFKVKEVSKNEI